In Alkalinema sp. FACHB-956, the following proteins share a genomic window:
- a CDS encoding site-specific DNA-methyltransferase, which yields MGAPVTFTLHQADAVAWLRSLPDSSVDLVITDPPYESLEKHRSVGTTTRLKHSKASSNNWFQIFPNHRFTELLPEIYRVLKNHRHLYLFCDAETMFVIKPMAEQVGFKFWKPIVWDKQKIGMGYHYRSRYEFILFFEKGKRKLNDLSIADIIEHPRIFRGYPTEKPIEVSEVLVRQSTVPGELVIDPFMGAGSVGLAALRQACNFWGNDICEEAIHITQQRITEFLYPVNCSVDFSADSSLD from the coding sequence ATGGGCGCTCCGGTCACCTTTACGTTACATCAAGCGGATGCGGTGGCATGGCTGCGATCGTTGCCGGATAGTTCTGTGGATTTGGTCATTACCGATCCGCCCTATGAGTCCTTGGAAAAACATCGCAGTGTAGGGACAACCACACGACTCAAACATAGCAAAGCATCGAGTAATAACTGGTTTCAAATCTTTCCCAACCATCGCTTTACAGAATTGCTCCCAGAAATCTATCGTGTGTTGAAGAACCATCGCCATTTGTATCTATTTTGCGATGCGGAAACGATGTTCGTGATTAAGCCCATGGCAGAGCAGGTGGGATTTAAATTCTGGAAGCCGATCGTCTGGGATAAACAAAAAATTGGCATGGGATATCACTATCGATCGCGCTATGAGTTCATTTTGTTTTTTGAAAAGGGCAAACGCAAACTGAACGACTTGTCGATCGCCGATATTATCGAACACCCCCGAATTTTTCGCGGCTATCCCACGGAAAAACCGATCGAGGTCTCAGAAGTACTGGTGCGCCAAAGTACGGTACCGGGGGAGTTGGTGATTGATCCGTTTATGGGGGCTGGCAGTGTGGGTTTAGCGGCGCTGAGGCAGGCTTGCAATTTCTGGGGCAATGATATTTGTGAGGAAGCAATTCATATCACACAGCAGCGGATCACTGAGTTTTTATATCCCGTGAATTGCAGTGTGGATTTCAGTGCAGATTCAAGTCTAGATTAG
- a CDS encoding DUF697 domain-containing protein: MALSLRSWVLGGLGLAASIWILDGITDWLGEWVPAIVLGSGAAWAYLSFAKPQRQLVYRRPVTVERVKTALVEAEAVVNQLAAEVKELAIEGSAQQVSEFRTQLHEILAELKREDIRLVAMGGKRVGKTTLTQLLQTQWATDISHKIHLQDSPELFAAAEAGLSMEAEAWQLAKAGDLVLFVTEGDLTESQIQAIKKLTEAHRRTVVVFNKQDQYLPKEQAEILSKIRDRLRGMVAPEDVVSVAGQPRPMKVRQHQADGSIQEWLEEPEPQITDLTTRLETILATEGQKLILASSLGNVEALKVDAKIKLNQVRRDRAMPIIERAQWVIAGTAFANPFPALDLLATAAISGQMVVELSHLYQKKFSLEQGKTIAKTLAELMVKLGIVEVSTQAIGVVLKTNAITYVAGGALQGVSAAYLTRIAGLALVNYFEGEGETTTIRKDRLQDILKQVFQQNQRSAFIQGFVKQAIDKLMADPQSAKQLAQPLQPLATAAAEVNPVARIIERASDGTVDSAVGSAVDSAAAPEGTEGTIALPSAELQRAELQPLQVRHRLNLPNQSPTLSLDRADGLPESELREAEQLAIEEESLEMIPR, encoded by the coding sequence ATGGCATTATCGTTACGCTCGTGGGTGCTAGGCGGGTTGGGTCTAGCGGCTTCCATTTGGATTTTAGATGGCATCACCGATTGGTTGGGGGAATGGGTTCCTGCGATCGTGCTCGGAAGTGGTGCTGCTTGGGCGTATCTGAGTTTTGCCAAACCCCAACGTCAATTGGTCTATCGACGCCCCGTCACAGTAGAGCGGGTCAAAACGGCGTTGGTGGAGGCGGAGGCCGTGGTGAACCAATTGGCCGCCGAGGTGAAAGAGCTGGCGATCGAGGGCAGTGCCCAACAGGTGTCGGAGTTTCGTACGCAGCTCCATGAAATTTTGGCGGAACTGAAACGGGAAGACATTCGCTTGGTGGCCATGGGGGGCAAGCGGGTTGGCAAAACCACGTTGACGCAATTGTTGCAAACCCAATGGGCGACGGACATTTCCCACAAAATTCACCTCCAGGATAGCCCAGAGCTGTTTGCCGCAGCGGAGGCTGGATTGTCCATGGAAGCGGAAGCTTGGCAGTTGGCCAAGGCGGGCGATCTGGTGCTGTTTGTAACGGAGGGTGACCTCACCGAGAGTCAGATCCAAGCGATTAAAAAGCTCACCGAAGCCCATCGCCGCACCGTGGTGGTGTTTAACAAACAAGACCAGTATTTACCCAAGGAGCAGGCGGAAATTCTGAGCAAAATTCGCGATCGGTTGCGGGGGATGGTTGCGCCGGAGGATGTGGTCAGTGTGGCGGGGCAACCTCGACCGATGAAGGTGCGCCAACACCAAGCCGATGGCTCCATTCAAGAATGGCTGGAGGAGCCGGAACCGCAAATTACGGATCTAACAACACGGTTGGAAACGATTTTGGCAACGGAGGGCCAGAAGTTAATCCTGGCCAGTTCCCTGGGCAATGTGGAAGCCCTGAAGGTGGATGCCAAAATTAAGCTCAATCAAGTGCGGCGCGATCGGGCCATGCCGATTATTGAGCGAGCACAGTGGGTGATTGCGGGAACGGCCTTTGCCAATCCCTTTCCGGCTCTGGATCTGCTGGCAACAGCCGCCATTAGCGGCCAAATGGTTGTAGAACTGAGCCATCTCTACCAGAAAAAATTCTCCCTAGAGCAGGGCAAAACGATCGCGAAAACCCTGGCGGAATTGATGGTGAAGCTGGGGATTGTGGAAGTTTCCACCCAGGCGATCGGGGTGGTGCTGAAAACCAATGCGATTACCTATGTGGCGGGGGGGGCGTTACAGGGCGTCAGTGCGGCTTATTTAACGCGCATTGCGGGACTGGCGTTGGTCAATTATTTTGAGGGGGAAGGTGAGACGACGACGATTCGCAAGGATCGCCTGCAAGATATCCTCAAGCAAGTTTTCCAGCAAAATCAACGATCGGCGTTTATCCAAGGCTTTGTCAAACAAGCGATCGATAAACTGATGGCCGACCCGCAATCCGCCAAACAACTGGCGCAACCCCTGCAACCCCTGGCTACCGCAGCTGCTGAGGTCAATCCTGTAGCCAGAATAATAGAGCGTGCAAGCGATGGCACAGTAGATAGCGCAGTGGGCAGTGCAGTAGATAGCGCAGCAGCCCCAGAGGGAACTGAGGGAACGATCGCATTGCCCAGTGCAGAGTTACAACGTGCCGAGTTGCAACCCCTCCAAGTCCGGCACCGTCTCAATCTACCCAACCAGAGTCCAACGCTCAGTCTCGATCGTGCCGATGGTTTACCGGAATCAGAACTCAGGGAAGCCGAACAACTGGCGATCGAAGAAGAAAGTTTAGAAATGATTCCCCGTTAA
- the cdaA gene encoding diadenylate cyclase CdaA — protein sequence MADTVEQWLANHGLMGSLLIFLWQNLRSLIDIGLVLSLIYVMLLIIGERRTLWMVRGFIALMLAAALSRQLQLRLLSFVLDNLVIGSAVAMAFILQAEFRRFLELLGRGELAQLFQPIRRTPVSSDSIIDEIVDAIKDLSQNRTGALLILETDGTIDERDFSVPGVKLDAAVSRELIQTIFQTSTLLHDGAMFIRESRIIAAGIILPLSERSASRQLGTRHRAAMGITERVENCLCIVVSEETGSISVAERGLLNRPLTSTKLREILESKFSHVNEREVPRDLKGVWNQIVGQIKTTVRHRLNPQKRLPPVEGRGRSRD from the coding sequence ATGGCAGATACGGTAGAGCAGTGGCTGGCAAACCATGGCTTGATGGGGTCTTTATTGATTTTTCTCTGGCAAAATCTACGGTCGCTGATTGATATTGGGCTGGTTCTCAGCTTAATTTATGTGATGCTTCTGATCATTGGCGAACGCCGTACCCTTTGGATGGTGCGGGGTTTTATCGCCTTGATGCTCGCAGCGGCCTTGAGTCGGCAACTACAACTACGGCTACTCAGTTTCGTACTCGATAACTTGGTGATTGGCTCGGCGGTTGCAATGGCCTTTATTTTGCAAGCCGAGTTTCGCCGTTTTTTGGAACTGCTAGGCCGAGGGGAATTGGCCCAACTCTTCCAGCCAATTCGGCGCACTCCCGTCAGTTCAGACAGCATCATTGACGAAATTGTCGATGCGATTAAAGATCTGTCCCAAAATCGCACCGGCGCGCTGTTAATTTTAGAAACCGATGGCACGATCGATGAACGGGATTTTTCGGTTCCGGGAGTTAAACTAGATGCGGCGGTGTCCCGCGAACTGATTCAAACTATTTTTCAAACTTCGACCTTGCTCCATGATGGTGCAATGTTCATTCGGGAATCTCGCATTATTGCAGCGGGGATTATCTTGCCGTTATCCGAGCGATCGGCCTCGCGCCAGTTAGGGACCCGCCACCGAGCCGCCATGGGCATTACCGAACGGGTGGAGAACTGCCTGTGCATTGTGGTATCGGAGGAAACGGGGTCGATTTCGGTGGCGGAACGGGGGCTCTTGAATCGGCCTTTAACCAGCACCAAACTCCGAGAGATTTTGGAGTCAAAGTTTAGTCACGTCAATGAACGGGAAGTCCCGAGGGATTTGAAGGGGGTGTGGAATCAGATTGTCGGACAGATCAAAACCACCGTTCGCCATCGGCTGAACCCACAGAAACGACTGCCCCCTGTGGAGGGTCGTGGGCGATCGCGAGATTAG
- the lysA gene encoding diaminopimelate decarboxylase, producing the protein MVATPIPTQNTAHRYLVNATSPNQSLLPITAKVNSKDHLEVGGCDVVELAQRFGTSLYIVDEQTIRTACQQYREGFRQYYPGESLVLFASKAWNCLAICAIVASEGLGIDVVSGGELVTALQAGMDPTKIYMHGNNKSIEELQRAIASQVTVIVDNWEELQTLAKLSEGQSVRIMLRLTPGIECHTHEYIKTGHLDSKFGFDPNQVEQVFEFVSQQPGLNFVGLHAHIGSQIFELKPHEDLGAVMVGWLSKATKYGLSISELNIGGGLGIRYTEQDDPPSIDAWVKTVCESVVAACQSAKIPLPKLLSEPGRSLVGTSCITAYTVGGQKVIPDIRTYLSVDGGMSDNPRPITYQSLYRALIANRMSSDLTETMTIAGKHCESGDVLIKDALLPKTEQGDILIIMDTGAYNYSMSSNYNRIARPAAVLVNNGEANVILERETLEDLLRQDRLPERLRG; encoded by the coding sequence ATGGTTGCGACTCCAATCCCTACTCAAAACACGGCACATCGTTATTTGGTGAATGCCACCTCTCCTAATCAGTCTCTCTTACCCATCACCGCGAAGGTAAATAGCAAGGATCACCTTGAGGTGGGCGGTTGTGATGTGGTGGAGTTAGCCCAGCGCTTTGGCACTTCTCTATATATTGTGGATGAGCAGACAATTCGTACCGCTTGTCAACAGTACCGCGAGGGATTTCGGCAGTATTACCCCGGCGAATCGCTCGTTCTGTTTGCATCTAAGGCTTGGAACTGTTTAGCTATCTGCGCGATCGTCGCCAGCGAAGGGTTGGGGATTGATGTGGTTTCCGGTGGTGAACTGGTGACGGCCCTGCAAGCAGGTATGGATCCGACCAAGATCTACATGCATGGCAACAACAAGTCGATCGAAGAGCTGCAACGGGCGATCGCTAGCCAAGTCACCGTCATTGTTGACAACTGGGAAGAACTGCAAACCCTGGCGAAACTATCCGAGGGGCAGTCTGTGCGTATCATGCTGCGCCTGACACCGGGGATTGAATGCCACACCCACGAGTACATCAAAACCGGACACCTAGACAGCAAGTTTGGCTTTGATCCCAACCAAGTGGAGCAGGTCTTTGAATTCGTCAGCCAGCAGCCCGGATTAAACTTTGTCGGCCTCCATGCCCATATTGGATCCCAGATTTTTGAACTGAAGCCCCACGAAGATTTGGGTGCGGTCATGGTGGGTTGGCTGTCCAAGGCCACGAAGTATGGCCTCAGCATTTCTGAACTCAACATCGGCGGTGGACTAGGCATTCGTTATACGGAGCAGGATGATCCCCCCAGCATTGATGCATGGGTGAAGACCGTTTGCGAATCCGTGGTGGCAGCCTGCCAGTCGGCAAAGATTCCCCTGCCCAAACTGTTATCGGAACCCGGTCGATCGCTGGTGGGCACCTCCTGCATCACGGCCTACACCGTTGGCGGCCAGAAGGTGATCCCCGACATTCGCACCTACCTCAGCGTCGATGGCGGTATGTCTGATAACCCCCGGCCCATTACCTACCAATCCCTCTATCGGGCCTTGATTGCGAACCGGATGTCGTCGGACTTGACGGAGACAATGACGATCGCCGGGAAGCACTGCGAATCGGGAGATGTTTTGATTAAGGATGCTCTACTCCCTAAGACAGAACAGGGAGATATCCTGATCATCATGGACACGGGTGCATACAATTACAGCATGTCCTCCAATTACAACCGCATTGCTCGTCCGGCAGCCGTCTTGGTGAACAATGGAGAGGCGAACGTGATCCTGGAGCGGGAAACTCTTGAAGATTTACTGCGTCAGGATCGACTACCGGAACGATTACGAGGCTAG
- the rimI gene encoding ribosomal protein S18-alanine N-acetyltransferase: MAEQRLDRDVSPELTLELQAATPELLPAIVDLDRRCFGKLWTSDQYQREMDSPNSDLWVLRPVGDPRTGDPRTGDFHTTEATPLVGYGCLWSIVDEAHITILAVHPDYRGHGLGQRLLWALLKSAVARGLTRSTLEVRVSNTAAIGLYKKFGFQEVGLRKKYYSDNQEDALILWKNKLQDPEFSAILATFERSWATPTTESEQWVNVTFNTFH; encoded by the coding sequence ATGGCCGAGCAACGGTTGGATCGGGATGTCTCCCCAGAACTTACCCTAGAACTTCAGGCAGCAACGCCCGAATTACTACCCGCGATCGTCGATCTCGATCGCCGCTGCTTCGGCAAACTTTGGACGAGCGATCAGTACCAACGGGAAATGGACAGTCCCAACAGCGATCTCTGGGTTCTGCGCCCCGTGGGTGATCCCCGTACTGGTGATCCCCGTACTGGTGATTTTCATACTACCGAGGCAACGCCTTTGGTGGGATACGGCTGTCTCTGGTCGATCGTCGATGAAGCCCACATCACGATTCTGGCCGTGCATCCCGACTATCGCGGGCATGGCCTGGGGCAGCGGCTGCTATGGGCGTTACTGAAGTCAGCCGTGGCCCGTGGGCTGACCCGATCGACCCTAGAGGTGCGAGTTTCCAACACCGCCGCGATCGGCCTCTACAAAAAATTTGGCTTCCAGGAAGTGGGTTTGCGCAAAAAATACTATTCCGATAACCAGGAAGACGCTCTAATTCTTTGGAAAAATAAATTGCAAGATCCAGAATTCTCAGCGATTTTGGCCACATTTGAGCGATCGTGGGCCACCCCAACTACGGAAAGTGAGCAATGGGTAAATGTAACTTTTAATACATTTCACTAG
- a CDS encoding ATP-dependent Clp protease ATP-binding subunit has translation MFERFTEKAIKVIMLAQEEARRLGHNFVGTEQILLGLIGEGTGVAAKVLKSMGVNLKDARIEVEKIIGRGSGFVAVEIPFTPRAKRVLELSLEEARQLGHNYIGTEHLLLGLIREGEGVAARVLENLGVDLSKVRTQVIRMLGETAEVGAGGGQSGRTKTPTLDEFGVNLTQLAADGKLDPVVGRQKEVERVIQILGRRTKNNPVLIGEPGVGKTAIAEGLAQRIANQDVPDILEEKRVVTLDVGLLVAGTKYRGEFEERLKKIMDEIRSAGNVILVIDEVHTLIGAGAAEGAIDAANILKPALARGELQCIGATTLDEYRKHIERDAALERRFQPVMVGEPTVEETIEILRGLRERYEQHHKLQISDEALDAAAKLADRYISDRFLPDKAIDLIDEAGSRVRLLKYQRTPAEKELDEELRQVLKEKDDAVRTQDFDKAGQLRDREMEVREQLKALSQTRKNESATDTAPPPVVTEEDIAQIVASWTGVPVNKLTETESEKLLHMEETLHTRLIGQDEAVKAVSRAIRRARVGLKNPNRPIASFIFSGPTGVGKTELTKALAAYFFGSEEAMIRLDMSEYMERHTVSKLVGSPPGYVGYNEGGQLTEAVRRRPYTVVLFDEIEKAHPDVFNLLLQILEDGRLTDSKGRTVDFKNTLIIMTSNIGSKVIEKGANTLGFDFSTEDPNESQYNRLRSLVNEELKQYFRPEFLNRLDEIIVFRQLTKDEVKEIAEILLKEVFKRLIDQGITLEVTDRFKDRLIEEGYNPSYGARPLRRAIMRLLEDSLAEEILSARIREGDTAIVDVDEAGQVKVLKGQDNRELLPQGADS, from the coding sequence ATGTTTGAACGCTTCACAGAAAAAGCCATTAAGGTGATCATGCTTGCCCAAGAGGAGGCTCGCCGCTTGGGTCACAACTTTGTGGGTACCGAGCAAATCCTTTTGGGTTTGATCGGCGAAGGAACAGGCGTTGCCGCCAAGGTTCTCAAGTCCATGGGTGTGAACCTTAAGGATGCTCGCATCGAAGTTGAGAAAATCATCGGACGGGGCTCCGGCTTCGTCGCGGTTGAGATTCCATTTACACCACGGGCTAAACGAGTTCTGGAACTCTCCCTGGAGGAAGCTCGCCAACTTGGACATAACTATATCGGAACGGAACACTTGCTCCTGGGGCTGATCCGGGAGGGTGAGGGTGTCGCCGCCAGAGTTTTAGAAAACCTCGGCGTTGATCTCTCCAAGGTGCGCACCCAAGTGATTCGGATGCTGGGCGAAACAGCAGAGGTTGGCGCAGGGGGCGGTCAAAGTGGTCGAACAAAGACCCCAACCCTGGACGAGTTTGGGGTAAATCTGACCCAGCTTGCTGCCGACGGCAAACTTGATCCCGTTGTCGGTCGTCAAAAAGAAGTGGAACGGGTGATCCAAATTCTGGGTCGCCGAACGAAAAATAATCCGGTTCTCATTGGGGAACCCGGTGTCGGTAAGACTGCGATCGCAGAAGGTCTGGCCCAACGCATTGCCAACCAAGATGTCCCCGATATCCTGGAAGAAAAGCGGGTTGTCACCTTGGATGTGGGTCTCCTGGTCGCTGGAACCAAGTATCGCGGTGAATTTGAAGAGCGCCTGAAAAAAATCATGGATGAGATTCGTTCCGCTGGGAATGTGATCCTCGTGATTGATGAAGTCCACACCCTCATTGGGGCGGGGGCTGCGGAAGGCGCGATCGATGCCGCCAATATCCTGAAGCCTGCCTTGGCTCGGGGTGAGCTGCAATGTATTGGTGCCACCACCTTGGATGAGTACCGCAAGCACATTGAGCGGGACGCAGCCCTGGAACGGCGTTTTCAGCCTGTCATGGTGGGTGAGCCGACCGTTGAAGAAACGATCGAAATTCTGCGCGGATTGCGGGAACGGTACGAGCAGCACCACAAGCTGCAAATTTCCGACGAAGCGCTGGATGCGGCTGCCAAACTGGCCGATCGCTATATTTCCGATCGCTTCCTGCCCGATAAGGCGATCGACTTGATCGACGAAGCGGGATCTCGGGTGCGCTTGCTGAAGTACCAACGCACTCCGGCTGAGAAGGAGTTGGATGAGGAACTGCGTCAAGTCCTGAAGGAAAAGGACGATGCAGTTCGTACCCAAGACTTCGACAAAGCAGGACAACTGCGCGATCGGGAAATGGAAGTGCGCGAACAACTGAAAGCGCTCAGCCAAACCCGCAAGAACGAATCAGCTACGGATACAGCGCCTCCACCCGTGGTGACGGAAGAGGATATCGCCCAAATCGTAGCCTCTTGGACGGGCGTTCCCGTGAACAAACTCACGGAAACCGAGTCCGAGAAACTTCTGCACATGGAAGAAACGCTGCATACCCGCTTGATTGGCCAAGACGAAGCGGTGAAGGCCGTTTCCCGCGCCATTCGTCGGGCACGGGTGGGCTTGAAAAACCCCAACCGTCCGATCGCCAGCTTTATCTTCTCTGGGCCAACCGGGGTTGGTAAAACCGAGCTGACTAAAGCGCTAGCAGCCTACTTCTTCGGGTCTGAAGAAGCCATGATCCGACTGGATATGTCGGAATACATGGAGCGCCATACGGTTTCGAAGTTGGTGGGTTCGCCTCCTGGGTATGTCGGTTACAACGAGGGCGGCCAGTTAACCGAAGCGGTTCGCCGTCGTCCTTACACTGTCGTGCTGTTCGACGAAATCGAGAAAGCCCACCCCGATGTCTTTAACCTACTGTTGCAAATCCTGGAAGATGGTCGTCTGACCGATTCCAAGGGCCGTACGGTAGACTTCAAAAACACCTTGATCATCATGACTTCGAACATCGGGTCTAAGGTGATTGAGAAAGGGGCCAATACCCTCGGATTTGACTTCTCCACCGAGGATCCCAACGAATCTCAGTACAACCGTCTGCGATCGCTGGTGAACGAAGAGTTGAAGCAATACTTCCGCCCAGAGTTCTTAAACCGTCTGGATGAAATCATTGTCTTCCGTCAATTGACGAAGGACGAAGTCAAGGAAATTGCCGAAATTCTCCTCAAGGAAGTCTTCAAGCGGCTCATTGATCAGGGAATTACCCTCGAAGTCACCGATCGCTTCAAGGATCGGCTGATCGAAGAAGGTTACAACCCCAGCTATGGGGCACGGCCTCTGCGTCGCGCCATTATGCGCCTCTTAGAGGATTCTCTAGCAGAAGAAATTCTTTCTGCGCGGATCCGTGAAGGAGATACCGCCATCGTTGATGTGGATGAAGCGGGTCAGGTGAAAGTGCTGAAAGGTCAGGACAACCGTGAATTGTTACCGCAGGGAGCGGACTCCTAG
- a CDS encoding TlyA family RNA methyltransferase, with protein sequence MPKQRLDSLLVDRALCESRQQAQRLIQAGEVMVNQQVVDKAGTEVDINATIDIKARSRFVSRGGEKLSKALERFEIPVTDRVCLDGGISTGGFTDCLLQFGAQQVYGIDVGYGQVAWKLQQDPRVILRERTNLRSLTPEDLYAAEAPRPNLGVVDVSFISLVKVLPALWALLSEPREVVLLVKPQFEVGRERIGKKGVVRDPKDQADAIAQVLAAAQALGWQYCGLTYSPITGPAGNIEYLLWLSMQGLQAAPGLEELRKLAQTARATLTADT encoded by the coding sequence ATGCCCAAACAACGCCTTGATAGTCTTTTGGTCGATCGTGCCCTGTGCGAATCCCGGCAGCAGGCACAGCGCCTCATTCAGGCCGGAGAAGTCATGGTGAATCAGCAGGTTGTGGATAAGGCTGGAACAGAGGTTGATATTAATGCAACGATCGACATTAAGGCCCGCTCCCGTTTCGTCTCAAGGGGCGGTGAAAAGCTCAGCAAGGCCCTGGAACGGTTTGAAATCCCAGTGACCGATCGCGTCTGCTTGGATGGGGGAATTTCCACGGGGGGGTTCACAGACTGTCTACTGCAATTCGGTGCGCAGCAGGTCTATGGCATTGACGTGGGCTATGGACAGGTGGCCTGGAAGCTCCAGCAGGATCCTCGCGTTATTTTGCGAGAACGCACCAATCTCCGTAGCCTGACCCCTGAGGACTTATATGCCGCAGAGGCCCCCCGCCCCAATTTAGGCGTTGTGGATGTGTCTTTTATTTCGTTGGTCAAAGTTCTACCAGCCCTATGGGCCTTGCTCAGTGAGCCCCGTGAAGTGGTGCTACTGGTCAAACCACAATTTGAAGTGGGCCGAGAACGGATTGGTAAAAAAGGCGTGGTGCGCGATCCGAAGGATCAAGCCGATGCGATCGCCCAGGTTTTAGCCGCAGCCCAGGCACTCGGTTGGCAGTACTGTGGGTTGACCTACTCGCCGATTACAGGGCCAGCGGGCAACATTGAATACTTGTTGTGGCTGAGTATGCAGGGCTTGCAAGCTGCACCGGGCCTTGAAGAACTGCGGAAACTGGCCCAAACGGCGCGGGCGACCCTGACAGCGGACACTTGA
- a CDS encoding ubiquinol-cytochrome c reductase iron-sulfur subunit, which yields MNRREFVSWVGLGWIASSLPVAIAACSSQPSASTTPSTGASQLPPPPATTNAIAIGEAADLDKAGFIKGQAGDKPVVAVKVKDKIIAVNPTCTHKGCVVDWKADQQKFVCPCHGATYAADGSEPTKPAGKPLATYAVKVEGGKVLVET from the coding sequence ATGAATCGTCGTGAGTTTGTTAGTTGGGTGGGTCTAGGTTGGATTGCTAGTTCATTACCCGTTGCGATCGCTGCTTGCTCGTCCCAACCCTCTGCGTCCACTACGCCTTCCACGGGGGCCAGCCAGTTACCGCCTCCACCTGCTACCACCAATGCGATCGCGATCGGGGAAGCCGCAGATCTGGACAAAGCGGGTTTTATCAAAGGTCAAGCGGGTGATAAGCCTGTTGTGGCTGTTAAGGTCAAAGATAAAATCATCGCCGTCAATCCCACCTGTACCCATAAGGGCTGTGTCGTTGATTGGAAGGCTGACCAGCAGAAATTTGTCTGTCCCTGCCATGGAGCCACCTACGCTGCCGATGGTAGTGAACCTACGAAACCCGCAGGTAAACCCCTTGCTACCTATGCCGTCAAAGTGGAAGGGGGTAAGGTTTTGGTCGAAACCTAA
- a CDS encoding XisI protein, with protein MDKLTDYPQLIERILTDYISLCNRNPNRPLETFLIADRDQGHYIWMTLGWQNGNRTTGMTVYVRLQNGKFSIEEDWTENGIANDLLEAGVPKEDIILAFQDPQMQPYTGFATESPKTPTIALTS; from the coding sequence ATGGATAAACTAACCGACTACCCACAACTCATCGAACGCATCCTCACCGACTACATCAGCCTCTGCAACCGTAACCCCAACCGCCCCCTCGAAACCTTTCTGATCGCCGATCGCGACCAAGGTCACTACATCTGGATGACCCTCGGCTGGCAAAATGGCAACCGCACCACAGGTATGACCGTCTACGTCCGCCTCCAAAACGGCAAATTTTCGATCGAAGAAGACTGGACAGAAAATGGCATTGCCAACGATCTTCTGGAAGCAGGCGTTCCCAAAGAAGATATTATCCTCGCTTTCCAAGATCCCCAAATGCAACCCTATACAGGCTTTGCCACAGAGTCACCTAAAACACCCACGATCGCTCTCACCTCATAA